CTTCATGGTTTAATTAATAGAAATCATTTTGAATCCTCTCTTTCTTTAGGAATAAAATATACATTTTAATTAAAAATAGCTGTTACATACTTAAAATACAGCACCTAAAAAATGAGTTCACTATATTCCAAATAGTTTAAAAAAATACTGAAAAGAAAAAGGAGTTGTTCCAATAAATGATTAAAAATCATCAATTTGCAACAACCCCTTATTTATATTTATAAAATATATTCCATTTTTATGTCAGCTTCTTCATTTTTATACTGAAATAATTACTGCCAATGACATTATACTTTTCTGCTTTCAATTATTTTCTTAGCCAATACTTCTGGTACTTCTTCATATCTTGCAAATTCAAATCTATAATGTCCTCTTCCTTGAGTCATAGCTCTAAGATCAAGAGCATATTTTAATATTTCAGCTTGAGGAACTTCTACATTCAATACTTGTTCTCCATATTGATTAGGCTCCATTCCCAGTATTCTTCCTCTACGTTTATTCATATCTCCCATTACATCTCCCATGTAACTTTCAGGAACTACAATTTCAAGCTTCATTATAGGTTCCAAAAGAACTGGGTTTGCCAATTCCATACCTTTTCTAAATGCAAGTATAGCTGCCTGTTTAAAAGATATTTCATTAGAATCTACTGGGTGGTATGACCCATCAAATATAGTTGCTTTAAAATTAATAACAGGATATCCTGCAAGTATTCCTTTTTCTTTTGCTTCAAGAAGTCCTTTTTCTACTGCTGGCATATATGTTTTAGGAACTACTCCTCCTTTTACTTCATCTACAAATTCAAATTCATTTTTACATGGTTCAAATTTGATATGAACATCTCCATATTGACCTGCTCCACCAGATTGTTTTTTATGTTTTCCTTGAACAGATGTTGTTCCTTTTATTGTTTCACGATAAGATACAACTGGGTCAGTAAGTACAGCGTGCACTCCAAATTTATTTTTTATTTTACAAAGAATTACATATAAATGTTTTTCTCCCTGTCCTCCAATCAGCAGCTGCTTAGTTTCAGAATTTCTGTACATAACAAATGTAGGATCTTCCTCCATCATTCTTTGGAGGCAAGTACTCAATTTTTCATCATCAGCTTTTTGAGCAGGTTCCACACTTGAATATAGACAAGCTTCTGGAAGTTCTATACTGTCATAAACTATAGGTTTATCTTTATCACAAAGTGTGTCCCCAGTCTGAGTAAACTGAAGTTTAGTTGTAGCTCCAATATCTCCTGCTACAAGCTCTTGTGCTTCTTCCTGTTTATTTCCTCTTAAATATATAATCTGAGCTATTCTTTCTTTCTTATTTTTATTAGAATTCAATACCTCTGTATCTTTCTTTAATGTTCCTGAATTAATTTTAAACAATGATATTTTTCCAATGAATGGGTCAACAAGAGTTTTAAAAACTATTGCTGAGAAAGGTTCATCTTTAGATATCTTTCTGACTTCTGGCTCTCCAGTAACAGGATTAGTTCCAATTCTCTCTCCATTAAACATTTCAGTTGGTGTAGGCATATAATCAGATATCATTTTAAATAAAGTATGAACCCCTATTCCTTGTATAGCTGATCCCACTATTACAGGAACTACATCTCCTGAAACCACTCCTTTATGTAGTCCTGCTTTTATCTCTTCCAAAGTAAATTCTTCTCCATTAAAATATTTATCCATTAATACTTCATCAGTTTCTGCTACAGCTTCAAGAAGTAGACTTCTTACCTCTGATATATCTAAATCTTCAGGTATAGGTCCATCTACACATTCTACACCATTGAATATTCTTCCTATTAATTCTACTACATTTACAAATCCTTTAAACTCTTCTTTATCACCAATTGGTACACAGAAAGGAGCAATTTTCTTTCCAAATTTTTCTTTCATTTCACGTAGCAATTTCTCATAATTAATATATCCCTTATCCATTTTATTAATAAAAATTATTCTTGGAAGCTTTTTTCTTCTAATATTCTCCATGCTTTTTCAGTTCCTACTTCTACTCCTGATGTAGCATCCATTACTATAACTGCACTTCCTGAAACTCTTACTGCTGAGTATACTTCACCAGAAAAATCAAAATATCCTGGAGTATCTAGAAAATTATATTTACAATTACCATATTCTACAGGAACTATTGAAGTATTTATTGAAAACAGTCTACGAGTTTCTTCTTTGTCAAAGTCAGATACTGTTGTTCCTTCTTCTACAGATCCCATTTTATTTGTAAATTTAGAAATATACAGTAAAGCTTCTGTAAGAGTAGTTTTTCCACTTCCTCTATGTCCTAAAAGAGATATATTTCTTATGTTGCTTGTTTCAAAGTTTCTCATAATTATGCCCCCTTATTGTTTTGGAAAGTTCTTTCTGATATTTTACTTCT
Above is a window of Fusobacterium varium DNA encoding:
- the fusA_3 gene encoding Vegetative protein 19, coding for MENIRRKKLPRIIFINKMDKGYINYEKLLREMKEKFGKKIAPFCVPIGDKEEFKGFVNVVELIGRIFNGVECVDGPIPEDLDISEVRSLLLEAVAETDEVLMDKYFNGEEFTLEEIKAGLHKGVVSGDVVPVIVGSAIQGIGVHTLFKMISDYMPTPTEMFNGERIGTNPVTGEPEVRKISKDEPFSAIVFKTLVDPFIGKISLFKINSGTLKKDTEVLNSNKNKKERIAQIIYLRGNKQEEAQELVAGDIGATTKLQFTQTGDTLCDKDKPIVYDSIELPEACLYSSVEPAQKADDEKLSTCLQRMMEEDPTFVMYRNSETKQLLIGGQGEKHLYVILCKIKNKFGVHAVLTDPVVSYRETIKGTTSVQGKHKKQSGGAGQYGDVHIKFEPCKNEFEFVDEVKGGVVPKTYMPAVEKGLLEAKEKGILAGYPVINFKATIFDGSYHPVDSNEISFKQAAILAFRKGMELANPVLLEPIMKLEIVVPESYMGDVMGDMNKRRGRILGMEPNQYGEQVLNVEVPQAEILKYALDLRAMTQGRGHYRFEFARYEEVPEVLAKKIIESRKV
- the fusA_4 gene encoding Vegetative protein 19 is translated as MRNFETSNIRNISLLGHRGSGKTTLTEALLYISKFTNKMGSVEEGTTVSDFDKEETRRLFSINTSIVPVEYGNCKYNFLDTPGYFDFSGEVYSAVRVSGSAVIVMDATSGVEVGTEKAWRILEEKSFQE